atatattttattaatttatttttttataaaaacagtacttaaaaaaattataataattttaaagtAATCTATAATTTTATTAATCAAAATTTTACATTATAATAGAATACACATTTTTAATTTGTCATTCATTTACattataaatcaattttaatatgatttgatattaaaaatatgaGCTATTATCAATGTTTGTATATATTACGAATTATTAGACTATTATTGCCCGCATCCCCGTGGAAATCCTTGTTCCGGCGGAGATCGGTAATGAAAAGAATTTCCGTTTAGGATTCAAGGTGTGTTCGGGGATCGCGGGCGGGATTGTACTCCCCGACCCTGAAGTGACACAATGCATGTCCCTAAAAAaacttcaaatatttttgttataaTGATATagttttcattttttttaataacATATAACTTACAATAAATATCTAATCTCAAACTGCCGGGGTAAGTTAAAATCGAACTCTACGATAAAAAAACAAACTCTCATCACTTAAGTTATCCAATACCGCTTTAATAATATGTATGTAAAGAAAAATAAGTAAAACAATTCAGTGAaaagttaaaataattatttatcgtattcaaaaattatttctgTATAAATACAAATTTGTTTGAGATAATATTTCAATATATATGAAggcccgtgcctcgcacgggttttTACGCTAATTTAATATTAATGCAGCCAATTTAGTTAAATATTTGTTTGGGTTGTGATTTGTAATTTAGATGAATTGTTTCCAAATTCTTTGTTATATGAGCAGATATGTAAATACAAACTGAATTGTGTTTGTGGGCAATTTTTCTAAAAAtgtgaattttgaaatttttttatcaTAGTTATTTGTTAAATTtaacaaatcaaataaaaatattatatatggtcagaaatttaaaaaatttGATAGTAGATCGATAGGTACATTACTCGTCTTTTATCTTTTAATATTTACATTTTAGTAACTCTATTTTATGGTATATTTTGTGACATAAtgtcataacaagactaagtcatactgacaacctCAAGTTTAGTTGTATTcttcatacttgtaacacttaatgtctgtaaaatgtaaatggagcagactggagcatttttctctaaacagtgtcaagcctaagaattctatctggaagaagattaagaaggtcatgcctcaaaagaattatgaagaagcttggagttgaataaatctgtttggtgaaaaacattctaagtcaagatctctacaagtcacataattagtgttatagagaagtcattcgagaactcagaaagacctatcgagaactcaggaattgtctatcgagaactcaggaaatgctattggagatatcgataagtcagatacccatttgagaactcagagatatcgacaattgtacattcattagagaactctgagttatcgataagtcaaaatccattagagaactctgagttatcgataaaccaaacttcactagagaattcagagttgtcgataagtcaagtcaacaatgaagtttcagagatatcgacaagccaacatgcctatcgagatgtcgagttctctacagcttaattggagatctcgaagtgaagaaatttctctaagtacagaattgcagaacagttcaatatcccaggttgcaaatcaacaaacaattcacacagttggattgacaagtctacaaaaagcagcttgagagatgtgcaagatcaatgacaaagattaactgacagaggagattaaagtaaacacgggatgctaaagatattgtaagccagaaatggaagatttgcttttctataaatagaaatgacaagtgccagtttagaaaagctaatagcatatttattacacactgtgtaaaccagcagttaactgagttataaaatTAACACTGGTCTTTAGTCAGAGTAGAGAACCAAGATAGAAAATCtagtattctctctcaagaaagaagctaagttctaaaacaagaacttagagattttgtagcaaaacactgcttgatttttaatataaaattaagtgagttttgaagatctttgttctACATATTtacattgttatttatgtttaacatctactccacaaaatcattgataacaatcAACTGTTAAACTCAGAGCAAAACCAAAAAATAAACATTTAAgtcaaaacacattcaccccctctgtgtcGTATTCATACCTAACACATAAACATTGAAAAGCATCCAGATAATAATGCATCCTGGCTTGACACACTTCTTCTGGTTGCATCAGTTTCATGAGCTTTGAGGCCTAAATTTACTTGGTTGTGCTTGTACTTAAAGATAACAAAGTTTGAACTATACTGCAACTATTTTTAAGTTCTAAGATATACTACTAATAGTCTATCACAGTAATATTAATTTGCACTTTGTAGCAACCAAACTACAGTACAGTAACTTTTTCATTTCTGCTACAATGATTGATCCAAAGTATAACATTACATTCACTGCAACTAATTTTCAAGGTTACCGCAAAACCAGAAATGGTTCAAATGTCAATGCAATTCCGATTGCTTCGACTACATTCAAGATGAAGAAAACTATCTGATTACCTACAATACCAAAAAGATTTATAAGATGGGATGCATCATGCATGCATGTAGTTAAGCAAGTAATCAGTTACAGATAGAACATCATTATCAGAAAATGATGGCTGCTCTTATATGTATGCTCAAACTTCAATAAATTTTCGTTGTTTTAGCTGTTTTTTAGATAAGCATTTGTTGTTTTAGCTTTTCGGTGAACAAGTTGAAGACTTGGCAGAAGAATGAACTTGGTCTAGCAAAGTGTACTATGCAGATACTCCTGAAGATATCTTGATTTTCTCGGAATCACTAGCAGATGAAGCAAGAGCTCAGAGCGGAACCAAGGGGGCTAACCTAAGCTGAAGTTCCGaataagatttttttttaaaagccCCGATTTTTGGTTAAAATTTGTAGAAATTTTACTTTGAGCCCGGCTAACCTCATGAGATTATTAATAATTCTTTTTAGCCTCAGCTGTTTCGTGATCCTGGTTCCGCCAACCACCAACTGGGAGTGTATCATGGGCATGGTTTTCCGGAAAAATAACTAAAGTGTTGGCTACGAATCAGAAACACATGCACATGCGAAGGGACAAACAAGATATTGGAATAGAGATACAAGCCCTAATAGGCGATTTTCAAAATTAGGAAGAAAAAAATTTACATGGTAAGCATATAGGAAACATACCAGGTAGGAAAGCAGCATCTTGGCGGCTTTGCGCCCAAGAAAGGCTGCAGCAGGAGGAAAATATTAGGTGAGAGAACAGAAATATTCATGATCCATACTAAATGCAGCAGTCTATTTAATATACATACTGGCCAATTAAAATGACCACTCACATGATCGATTACTCGACTCTGTTGTGTATTTTTACATTATTCAGATCTCTTTATCATTTTACTTTAGCTTATTATGATTTATGCTCAACCGAGAATCAGCACAAAATTACAGCGGTATGAATGAATTTGCTTGTGAATCTGCAACATTAGGCGGAAAAAAAATGGATTGAGGATTTTGATAAAAGAACTTACAGTGCCCCTCCACCTGCTGGACCAATCGCCTTGAAAAATGACATCGCAGTCATGGAAATGCCATTAGCAGCACCTCTCTGGTGTTGATCCTGTTGTTATCATCCAAGGCTTTATATATGATACCATTACATATAAGAATGAATGGAGAATTTTGAGAACGAAATACCAAACTAAGAGGAGACAGAAATTACCACAGCCCTATTTTGAAGTATGAAAATGCCAGTTGTGATGGACACCTGGGAAAAGACATGACTATTAGgttcaagaatcaagaaaattAAAGCAAAGATCTCTAAAATTCGGTTCACTGGACTACGGGCATCTGTGAATGAACCTCTTTTGAGGAGAAAGTATTGATAATAAGTTCCGTTCTTCATCTACTTATTTATCATATATTAAAACAATTTGCATTCATCATTGCAAATAAATTTACATGCTTTAATTTGTGTAAATGAATGATTGCTACTCTTCCGTTTGCCAAAACACCTATCTTCTCAACTAATTCATTGCTCATTCACCATCATCAAGACCAATATCGTAGTCTCTTAGAGAACATCTGATAATGGGTTGGCCTTTGTATTTGCATTTTTTGATGCATTATGTTTCAAGGAATCTATTATACCAGATTACAGATGTCCTCATGTCCATTGGAAAAGAATATTGACGCGTTTTGTAAATTTCAATAGATCCATCGTCTAATGCTATTCGAAATTAGTGTAATCAAGCAACCAATCTTAAGATACACACTGCATACGTTGAGTGCTGGTAGATGTTGAGAGAGCAATCAATTAATTTAGGAGCTTACAGATAGTATATTCTTCAGCACAGAGGCACATGTTAGTAAGACTGTAAGGGTGACCCCTGATAGCAACGCAATATAGGGATAACTTGTCAAAAGCGGAATACAGGCAAACTGTACAAAAAGTTGTGCACCTGTTAGATTCATAGGTACATGaaaaataatatatcaaatgcAAGAGGTTATATTGCTTACTCCTGACACACGAGTTACAATGAGAAACCCGAATCTCCTCTCTAACAGCGGAAACAAGAAAAGTTGAAAGACTAAAAGTCCCAACCCTGCAGATAGAGCATTTTATTAGAGTGATTAAATCACAAGGTTCACAAGAAAATAATTTGGCTCATTATGATGCCTACTTGGTATGAGTTGAATGATACTGTAGCATATCGGCAGGTTGTTAATAGTACTGCAAAATTAACATACTTGAGGTATACTACATGAGATTACTTCTACTGTATAATGTAAGAGGGGATTCCCAGCCAATATGTTAACATTACAGCTAACAAATCCAAATATTTTTAACTATTTGAAATGCTTAACATATTTTATGCTAATTATAAACTTAACATCATTATCATCCTTATTATTTGGGAATAATGATTACTATTCTTATGTTTAATTTGGTTTTTGCTGCATCTTCTGCTGTTGTGCAGGTCAACAATTTTTATACCTATTCTAGTatcttctttaatctttatcgTTCCTTGAAGAAGGTAGGTTCTCAAATTTGAAATCATGCTCTTGCACAAATTATGAGCAATTCACAATATCACAAAGCATCAATGCTCATTAAGTTTAAGATTATCTTGATCAGAGTAAAATCGTGGTCAGCATAGGACACAGAAAAGGCACATAAAGTTAAAACTTGATAGATAATTGATCTAAATCAGGGACTTGCCCTATACTTATTTTCACGAATCACCAAGGAAGCATTATATTTTAAGTAAAAATCAGAAGATTTTGAAGACATAAGCTTGCTTGGACTTCTCTTCCGGTTGTTAAAACACAATTTAAGATGTCCTTAAAGACACAAGGGTATTCGGACTGGATGTGTTTCTTAGAGGAATATCGTAGATCCATGTACCTGAAAATGCTAAAACTTTACCAACACCATCAGTTGAAAAATTCAGCCCTCCTAATTTCCTAGGGCTCACTGCCCACAATGAGAATATCTGCAATATACATGAATTAACTGAATTAGCAGCAAGAAACGAATTACTCTTCaagaataatttttttattagGAGTCAGCACTCTGATTTATCAAATGTCTAGTACGGAGTAGAATTATAgaaacagaaatcatcccaaaTAGTTAAGTACTTGCATATATGCTTTCATTTGACCATGTAACTTCAAGTTTATGTAATACGAGAAGGTAACACGGAGAAGGTTATATGTTGAGCTTTGACATGTATTCCTATCTTCAAATAAAGAGATGCAGGGGTTTTGCAGCTGGTTAGTTTCTAAACAGAAGTATTTTGTAGTAATAAGGTTAGTTTCTAAAGCTGTATAAAATAACTATTTTGTAACTTCAGTAACAAAATTCTAGGGCTCTTCATCAGATCAACTGAACGCATTTTGCAGATGGTTGCGAATTGAATTTTAGATAAACGCTAATTTAATCACAACAGGCGGATTAAATCAATATTGCACTCACTGCAGGCATTATCTTTAAGTAGTACAATAGACAAAATTCAGAACTGATGTAAATTTTATGGCAACCTGAGTCAAAGTCATGATCGGATGAAATTACGAGTGAATATTAATTATTGATTATAACTGAATATATAGTTAGTAGTTACTaacattttttatgaatataataaCCAATATCCAGATATTCTAGTGAAAACAATGTAATATATATCCCCAAGTCAAACATTAGCAATAGCTATTGTTCTGATAAAATTAAGAATTAAGATAACATTGTGTTTTAAAATCGAACTGTTTCTTACCTCTTGGTAAGCTATATCGTGAAGTGAAAAAACACAATAGACTAAAATTGATGACATCAAGGGCCAGTTCTTATACAGACTTTCAGAAGAATCTGTTTTCATAGTATTAATCATGACTTCCTTCCTGTCAGATCCATACGCACTCTCTAACTTCTCTAAAGAGTCTTGACGCGGTACCTTGTGGAATTCTGGCATGTGCAGTGTCTCCTGTCAATAAAAAAGCTCTTGCCAAGTGAATACATCTTAGGTCCAACAGGTCCTTCTTTAATTGACCCTACTGGTAGGAATGTGAAGAATTCTTATTACAAGAAGGATAGTGTACTAAAAGCATACCGGAAGCCAAAAGCAAGTGATACCAACAACTAGTGCCACAAGTGATATAATAAGGCAGGGTAAAAAATACGGGAACCTGCACAAAGGTCTAAAATTATGACATCTGTACTTCAAAAATAGAACTGTAGTAAAATAATCAAGAAAATATTACCTCCCAAATATAGATTCTTGAGAAAATACTGAAAATTTATCTGCAGGCTGAGTTTTAAGGAGAAAAGAATGAGCCAAAATGACTACATGCATCACAAAAAAGTTGAGAAACAAAATGTTGGGATAAACAATAAGTGATATAACTGAGGCTATCAATTTACAGTTTTTTGTGTTTCTACTTCAGACTTCTTTCAGTAGTAGGAGACATCCCCAAAATAATTATATGACCTTGAATTATCAATTTTACATAAAAGAAGCTTAATATCCACAATGAATGTTCTACATCACCAGTTCTTGAAATAGGAAAACGTAAAAAAATACCTGCGCAAAGAAGCCTCCTAAAGCAGGGCCAATTATCAATCCTGCACCCCATGCTGTACTAACCTGACATCAGAAACGATAATAATGAAAATACGAAAATAAGAGTAACAGACTGATTTCTATAGAACTGATGTACTATGTTATTTAAGATGTGTAAATGTAATGTCATGTGCCAGTTCAAAGAAATAATGTACTATTATATAGAGAATGTACAATGTCATGTTCCGGAAAGCTTACAGTTGCTAGCGCTAAGGCCTGGTATTCGCGCCGGACAAACTCACTTGCATATGCCTGACAGAAGTTAACAATGCAAGATTAATGAAATATATCGTGTACACGATAAGATTACAGACACATACCTGCATCAACACATGAAACATCACAACGGAAAATTAGCAGTCAAACTATTGTGCATAACTGTAACGAGTCTGATATATCAGGGATACCTTTATTGGTCCAAGTAATCCATTTAAGCTTCCAAGAAGAAACCTTGTACCAATGGCCATCCACAAGTTTACACTAAGGCCGAAAAGAGTGTTGAACACAACTCTGCAAATGAAGAATAATTGAAAATTATATACATGAGAAGCTTATTGAAAGTAGCCAAAAAAGAATCTGTTAGCAAGGTATTGAGAAGTCCAGTACATTGCGAAAGTGCCAAATATTATAACTACTTTGCGACCATATCTATCAGCCACCCTGCCCCAAAAGACAGATGTGAGAGCCCTTCCCAGCAGAAATGTAGAACCTTCATAAGTTTTAGAAATCGATTTGAATCAGTTAAAGTGGCTTGTTATAACACACTGACAATAAAATTTCGAAGAACATGGAAACATTTACTCACCTACATACCCTGCATAGTAACTTATATCCTCTTCTTCTTCCGCAATATGAAAGTCTCTTACCTGGCCGGGAATGATAATGTGGAACTGGTGAGTCTACGAAGAATTGTAGAGTTATGACCATAAGAGATGTAGTGTGACCATGTGAGTGATGATTACGCAGGTTCTATCATGCATGATTAAATTGCTAAGAAAGAGAAGATGAACTAGAAGTAGGTGGCATTGATTTCACTATGAATGTATGGAAAACAATAAGTACACAACACAACTAAATAGTAAAAACCCTTTGAACACATTTCATTAAGGAATAACTTTTTCTTTTACAACAGGTGCAACCTAATGGATATATAATTGTTCTTTTAAAACTAACTGAAGAAATTGATGTGGGGATAACTTTGCATATCAACAGAAACATGTACTTACCATAAACTAAAGAAACGGGAAAAGAGAAGATATTGGCAGAGCTGCAAAACATGTACTTACCATAAAATAAAGGAACGGGAAAAGAGATGATATTGGCAGAGCTGCAACAGGTATTACAATGCAGTAATAGGCATTAGAACCTTATGATATGCGCAAAACATAGCAGATTAAGAAGACAGGAAATTTATAAAACCCTGTATGTGATCAGCATGTATTACGGTTATGGTGCTAGTATGTGTGTGAGCAATGGTAAAGCAAAGATACTGATTGCAACTTGAGGCATAAAAATTCTGCAACTTTAATATAAACATACACTTGAATTTTCCTGGCATTATCTTTATTAGAAAAAACGCATACGCCTGCCACATTTTTGCAGTTAATTCAGCGAGGTTGACGACCTTCTTATCTAAATTCAGGCATACTAATCCAAGGACAAAAGCACAATTGATCACTCGCAATCATTTTAGCTCTTACAGTAATAGGCCTACCTTCAGATGCTCTGATAGCCATGTCTAAACAAAACTGTTATGCATCTGTTGTCAAATACCTAAACACAACTATAATGCATCTGTTGTCAAATgcaacatatacttcctctatTCCAGAAATATAGTCTCATTTGCTCAATTTCTAGATGTACTCATCTGGTTCCAAATCTTTTTTTGCCTTGGATAGGACTGATTTGTACTGAATTTTCAGTCACGGCACTCTCAAAATAAGGAAGACGAAATTTACTTCACGGCCAATAGGGTCCTGTCTTTACAGGCATTGGTTCGTGCTACTTAGAAAAACCAATTAGAAATGAGAAATTACCAAAATTTCCTTAGGTCGAGTATTAACAATTTCTAGTCAAAAGGTGCACCTTTATTGTTACATACTAGTATAGCGAGTAAAATTCCATATTATTTGCACATGTTCTGTTACCTCACCTGAAGCAAGCACCACAACCCATATTGTAAAGACTTCCTTGTATGGCACACCTTGTTGCAACAGTTTATGCCTGTCAATTCTACAGCCAGGGCAATTCTCATTGTAGCCTTGCTCCAGAAGCGTCTCGTTGATATCTTCTGTAGCCATTTAATCTAAACCAAATGCCTGTCGCCACTGCCTATATCACGAGAAAATCCTATCCCACCTGCACAAACAACTGAACTGTTGTAAACATTGCAACAGAATTTCCTTAGATGATGCCTAGTAAATGGTTTGCATTCACATCAGTGAACCTAAAACCTCAGGTTAAAGAAAAGAATAACAAATTTTTAATTCTACTTGAAATTAACACATAGTAAGCCCCTTTCTGAATAGATGCATATGTAAGAAAGCAATTTGCTTTCGGAATTTCTGTATGCAGTTGGACAACTTCATACCAGACAACAGATCATAAAAACAAACACAATTCAAATTTTGGCATTTATCATGTCATGACAAACATGTT
This genomic interval from Apium graveolens cultivar Ventura chromosome 8, ASM990537v1, whole genome shotgun sequence contains the following:
- the LOC141678269 gene encoding protein ZINC INDUCED FACILITATOR-LIKE 1-like, with the translated sequence MATEDINETLLEQGYNENCPGCRIDRHKLLQQGVPYKEVFTIWVVVLASALPISSLFPFLYFMVRDFHIAEEEEDISYYAGYVGSTFLLGRALTSVFWGRVADRYGRKVVIIFGTFAIVVFNTLFGLSVNLWMAIGTRFLLGSLNGLLGPIKAYASEFVRREYQALALATVSTAWGAGLIIGPALGGFFAQPADKFSVFSQESIFGRFPYFLPCLIISLVALVVGITCFWLPETLHMPEFHKVPRQDSLEKLESAYGSDRKEVMINTMKTDSSESLYKNWPLMSSILVYCVFSLHDIAYQEIFSLWAVSPRKLGGLNFSTDGVGKVLAFSGLGLLVFQLFLFPLLERRFGFLIVTRVSGFACIPLLTSYPYIALLSGVTLTVLLTCASVLKNILSVSITTGIFILQNRAVDQHQRGAANGISMTAMSFFKAIGPAGGGALLSWAQSRQDAAFLPGNQIVFFILNVVEAIGIALTFEPFLVLR